In Candidatus Woesearchaeota archaeon, the following proteins share a genomic window:
- a CDS encoding aminotransferase class I/II-fold pyridoxal phosphate-dependent enzyme produces the protein MQTPFERPLRPDPIRSRRQRLLSAAREAGVTPLDLSQGNPCGSINGEYAQRLQDLIIREREGVSESNAYTSSSGHSDFRSSVADLERRVNGLATTEEHIVAMPGAAQGIVALLDQLSPGEVLIISPYFPLYVKYATHTRLTPNIIPYTNNEETLLQQITTNVHQNTRALILNSPNNPSGKIFSVNFLRNLGDMLHGSNNDKRNLLVISDEPYRALVREGEQWNSVIKTLDYELTAVVYSFSKEGRLAGCRIGYVALHPEFPDYQGAVQRLADRLPARGVVQAPTREQLALSQCHLPLNVDWQPALQKLRTYEQELSRLGFTVLTPQGGLYLCARHPVYDGDRLSENLLQVGIGVVPGRPFGIPQYVRLALCTPDSDKVDEVIGRFQKVI, from the coding sequence ATGCAAACCCCTTTTGAACGTCCTCTTCGACCAGATCCCATACGTAGCCGTCGCCAGAGGCTGCTATCGGCTGCAAGGGAAGCTGGGGTTACACCACTGGATTTATCTCAAGGTAATCCTTGTGGCAGTATTAATGGAGAATATGCGCAGCGATTACAAGACCTGATCATAAGAGAGCGTGAAGGAGTCTCAGAGAGTAATGCGTATACATCTTCTTCAGGACACTCAGACTTTCGCAGTTCAGTGGCAGATCTTGAACGTAGGGTAAATGGTCTTGCAACAACTGAAGAGCACATTGTGGCCATGCCTGGTGCTGCTCAGGGAATTGTTGCTTTACTTGACCAACTCTCTCCTGGAGAAGTGTTGATTATATCTCCCTATTTCCCGCTCTATGTTAAATATGCAACGCATACTCGCCTTACTCCAAACATTATTCCCTATACCAACAACGAAGAAACATTACTCCAGCAGATAACAACAAACGTGCATCAAAACACACGTGCATTGATTCTTAATTCTCCCAACAATCCCTCAGGAAAGATTTTCTCAGTCAATTTTCTTCGTAACTTGGGAGATATGCTTCATGGTAGTAACAATGATAAGAGGAATCTGTTGGTTATTTCGGATGAGCCTTATCGTGCTTTAGTACGTGAAGGTGAACAATGGAACTCAGTTATTAAAACTCTTGATTACGAGCTTACTGCGGTTGTGTATTCATTCTCTAAAGAGGGGCGTTTAGCTGGATGTCGAATAGGCTATGTTGCGTTGCATCCTGAATTCCCTGATTATCAGGGGGCAGTACAACGTTTGGCAGATCGACTTCCTGCACGAGGAGTGGTTCAGGCTCCAACCCGTGAACAGCTAGCTCTTAGTCAATGTCATCTTCCTCTGAACGTTGATTGGCAACCAGCACTTCAAAAGTTACGAACGTACGAACAAGAACTTTCGAGGCTTGGGTTTACTGTCCTTACCCCACAAGGAGGTCTTTATCTTTGTGCCCGACATCCAGTTTATGATGGAGACAGGCTTTCAGAAAACTTGTTGCAAGTTGGCATTGGTGTTGTTCCTGGACGTCCTTTCGGCATTCCTCAGTATGTTCGACTAGCCTTGTGTACCCCTGACTCTGATAAGGTAGATGAAGTGATAGGACGATTTCAGAAGGTGATTTGA
- a CDS encoding M20/M25/M40 family metallo-hydrolase encodes MLNEDYDTKTLLKHLIAIPSISGQEKDIVRFITLYLKKKGLKPVVHGRNVYCMLGKGKPTLLLNTHTDTVPPGEGWITHPFQAVEQKGRIYGRGANDAKGCVAAMVTAFNDLAKSPPSRGSIILALTCEEEIGDKGLADLIHRLPQIDAAIIGEPGLKIRVAMKGVVLLEVHARGVSCHAAKPELGTNAILAAVEDMKRIQSLQFHQKNPLLGYPTIAVTSINGGERPNIIPASCTFGLNIRTTPEYPNERMIDVLTETVTGTVTVVANRYHPKQTERDALIVRAAKRALTANRVYGTPTTCDLNWVDAPGIILGPGDSAQSHIANEFILIEELEKATRAYTAIVREYFARSS; translated from the coding sequence ATGCTGAACGAGGATTATGATACCAAGACGCTCCTGAAGCATCTTATTGCAATTCCTAGTATTAGTGGACAGGAAAAGGATATTGTTCGTTTTATTACTTTGTATCTGAAAAAAAAAGGGCTTAAGCCGGTTGTCCATGGCAGAAATGTTTATTGTATGCTTGGTAAAGGAAAGCCAACGCTTTTACTGAATACGCATACTGATACTGTTCCTCCAGGAGAAGGCTGGATTACTCATCCCTTTCAGGCAGTTGAGCAAAAGGGAAGGATCTATGGCCGAGGAGCAAATGATGCCAAGGGATGCGTCGCTGCTATGGTTACTGCTTTCAATGATCTCGCGAAATCTCCTCCTTCTCGAGGAAGCATTATCCTTGCTTTGACGTGCGAAGAAGAAATAGGAGATAAAGGTCTTGCAGATTTGATTCATCGTTTACCGCAAATAGATGCAGCAATTATTGGAGAACCGGGACTGAAGATACGAGTTGCTATGAAAGGCGTTGTTCTTCTTGAAGTTCATGCACGCGGAGTTAGTTGTCATGCGGCAAAACCAGAACTTGGTACCAACGCTATTCTTGCAGCTGTTGAGGATATGAAGAGAATACAATCCCTGCAATTTCATCAGAAAAATCCTCTGTTGGGCTATCCGACAATAGCGGTAACGAGCATAAATGGCGGAGAACGCCCTAATATCATTCCTGCATCATGTACCTTTGGCTTAAATATCAGAACAACACCAGAATATCCCAATGAGAGGATGATTGACGTACTTACCGAAACAGTTACAGGTACGGTTACGGTCGTTGCGAATCGTTATCATCCAAAACAAACAGAAAGAGATGCGCTCATTGTTCGTGCAGCAAAGCGTGCACTCACAGCAAACAGGGTCTATGGAACGCCAACAACCTGTGATTTAAACTGGGTTGATGCTCCTGGTATTATCCTTGGTCCCGGAGATAGCGCACAATCGCATATTGCCAATGAATTTATTCTGATTGAAGAGCTTGAGAAGGCAACACGTGCTTACACCGCTATTGTCCGTGAGTATTTTGCAAGATCTTCTTAG
- a CDS encoding putative DNA binding domain-containing protein: protein MDKKEFEFLISEGEGYNVEFKESFSSDLAREICSFANGNGGKILIGISDDRKIKGIEITNRLKSQIQDIARNCDPKLEVFLEEFSNVLIIIVHEGKNKPYSTNGKFYVRQGANSQQLNRDEIREFFQKEGKILFDEKVNERFNLNADFNKEAFRIFLDRSKISPILSEKEILRNMELLQDSKIKNAGVLLFCNKVTRFFLNAQITCVLFLGNDKVNILDKKEFDGDLYSNYVDVIDYIKSKLNTEYIIKTAGPREEKLELPEEALREALLNAIVHRDYFSNAEIQVYIFKDRLEIVNPGGLVPGIRLSDLGKKSLSRNKLLFGLLSKMNLVEKAGTGILRIRNAMKEYKLSNPKIETDENWFTITFKRPDLQMESYEQRFYGAQKTVEKTVEKTVEKIINAIKENPSVSIKQLESITGLSRRGVEWNITKLKDDGRIKRVGPDKGGHWEILR, encoded by the coding sequence ATGGATAAGAAAGAATTTGAGTTCCTGATTTCAGAGGGAGAAGGGTACAATGTCGAGTTTAAAGAGTCATTTTCTTCTGATTTAGCTAGAGAGATTTGCTCTTTTGCTAATGGAAACGGCGGCAAAATTTTGATTGGCATTTCCGATGACAGGAAAATAAAGGGAATTGAGATAACAAACAGGCTGAAATCTCAAATCCAGGATATAGCAAGAAATTGTGATCCAAAATTGGAAGTGTTCTTAGAGGAATTTTCAAATGTCCTTATCATTATTGTTCATGAAGGAAAGAATAAGCCTTACTCCACAAACGGAAAATTTTATGTAAGGCAGGGTGCAAATTCACAGCAGCTTAACAGAGATGAAATTAGGGAATTTTTCCAGAAAGAGGGAAAAATATTATTTGATGAGAAGGTAAATGAGAGATTTAATCTGAATGCTGATTTCAATAAAGAGGCGTTTAGAATATTTCTGGATAGGTCAAAAATAAGCCCAATTTTAAGTGAAAAGGAAATTCTTAGGAATATGGAGCTTTTGCAAGATAGCAAGATAAAAAATGCAGGAGTCTTATTATTTTGTAATAAGGTTACTCGATTTTTCTTAAATGCGCAGATTACCTGCGTCTTGTTTTTGGGAAATGATAAGGTAAACATCCTTGACAAGAAAGAATTTGATGGAGATTTATATTCAAACTATGTGGATGTAATAGACTATATTAAATCTAAATTAAATACAGAGTACATAATTAAAACAGCTGGTCCAAGGGAAGAAAAATTGGAATTGCCTGAAGAGGCATTAAGGGAAGCATTGCTCAATGCAATAGTGCACAGGGATTATTTCTCAAATGCAGAGATTCAAGTTTATATCTTTAAGGACAGGTTGGAAATAGTAAATCCTGGCGGGCTTGTTCCTGGGATAAGGCTTTCTGATCTTGGAAAAAAGAGCCTGTCAAGGAATAAACTTCTGTTTGGATTACTTTCCAAAATGAATCTTGTGGAAAAAGCAGGCACAGGAATATTGAGGATAAGGAATGCTATGAAAGAGTACAAGCTTAGCAATCCCAAGATAGAAACTGATGAGAACTGGTTTACTATAACATTCAAGAGACCTGATTTACAGATGGAAAGCTATGAACAGAGGTTTTACGGTGCCCAGAAAACTGTGGAGAAAACTGTGGAGAAAACTGTGGAGAAAATTATCAATGCAATTAAAGAAAATCCCTCAGTCAGCATAAAACAGC
- a CDS encoding SAM-dependent DNA methyltransferase — MSNNGANLGFEQKLWSSADKLRSNMDAAEYKHVVLGLIFLKYISDAFIEVYEKLKTEKDSDPEDVDEYVSRRIFFVPKVARWEHLQANAKKPEIGKFLDEAMDIIERDNPTLKGVLPKNYARPGLNKQRLGELIDLIGTIGLGDKENRSKDILGRVYEYFLGEFASAEGKKGGQFYTPRSIVKLLTEMLEPYKGRIFDPCCGSGGMFVQSEKFVEAHGGRIGDISVYGQESNQTTWRLCKMNMAIRGIDSNIKWGDAFHDDQHKDLKADFILANPPFNDSDWNGELLQEDVRWKFGVPPKNNANFAWVQHFIHHLNPTGVAGFVLANGSMSSNTSNEGEIRKNIVNADMVDCMVALPSQLFYNTMIPACLWFVTRDKKDHSFRDRRGQILFIDARNMGVMIDRRHRELTEDDVKKISSTYHSWRGENKLKYEEVTGFCKSAKLEEIEKNNFILTPGRYVGIQEEVEDDEAFEERMKRLTAELSEQMKEGQKLDVEIKKNLESIGFKV; from the coding sequence ATGTCAAATAACGGTGCTAACTTAGGTTTTGAACAAAAATTATGGTCTTCTGCTGATAAGTTAAGAAGCAATATGGATGCTGCTGAATATAAGCACGTTGTTTTAGGTTTGATTTTTTTAAAGTATATTTCTGATGCTTTTATAGAAGTTTATGAAAAACTGAAGACAGAGAAAGATTCAGATCCAGAAGATGTTGATGAGTATGTCTCTAGGAGAATTTTCTTTGTTCCAAAAGTAGCAAGATGGGAGCATCTTCAAGCCAATGCAAAAAAACCAGAGATTGGAAAATTTCTTGATGAAGCAATGGATATTATTGAAAGAGATAATCCCACACTTAAAGGTGTTCTTCCGAAGAATTATGCTCGTCCAGGATTGAATAAACAAAGATTAGGGGAATTAATCGATTTAATTGGCACGATTGGACTTGGTGATAAAGAAAACAGAAGTAAAGACATTCTTGGAAGAGTTTATGAATACTTTTTAGGCGAGTTTGCCTCTGCTGAAGGAAAGAAAGGCGGGCAGTTCTATACTCCTCGTTCTATCGTAAAGCTATTAACTGAGATGTTAGAGCCATACAAGGGAAGAATATTTGACCCCTGCTGTGGTTCAGGTGGAATGTTTGTTCAATCCGAAAAATTCGTTGAAGCACATGGCGGAAGAATAGGAGACATCTCTGTTTATGGACAGGAAAGCAACCAGACAACATGGCGGCTTTGTAAGATGAATATGGCGATTAGAGGGATTGACTCAAATATCAAATGGGGCGATGCTTTCCATGATGACCAGCATAAAGATTTGAAAGCAGATTTTATTCTTGCTAATCCTCCATTTAACGATTCTGATTGGAACGGTGAATTATTGCAGGAAGATGTACGCTGGAAGTTTGGAGTTCCTCCAAAGAATAATGCTAATTTTGCATGGGTTCAGCATTTTATTCATCATCTAAACCCTACTGGGGTGGCAGGTTTTGTTCTGGCAAATGGCTCAATGAGTTCTAATACTTCCAATGAAGGAGAAATAAGGAAAAATATCGTTAATGCTGATATGGTTGATTGCATGGTAGCTTTGCCATCTCAGTTATTTTATAACACCATGATACCTGCGTGTTTATGGTTTGTTACACGAGATAAAAAAGACCATTCGTTTAGGGACAGAAGAGGGCAAATCTTGTTTATTGATGCCAGAAATATGGGCGTGATGATTGATAGACGGCATCGTGAGTTGACTGAAGATGATGTTAAGAAAATCTCTTCCACTTATCACTCATGGAGAGGAGAAAATAAGCTCAAATATGAAGAGGTTACTGGCTTTTGCAAATCCGCTAAATTAGAAGAGATTGAAAAGAACAATTTTATCCTAACTCCTGGAAGATATGTTGGAATCCAAGAAGAAGTAGAAGATGACGAAGCTTTTGAAGAGAGAATGAAACGATTAACTGCTGAATTGTCTGAACAGATGAAAGAAGGGCAGAAGTTGGATGTTGAAATAAAGAAGAATTTGGAGAGTATTGGGTTTAAGGTGTAA
- a CDS encoding glycosyltransferase — protein MIHLQTLRSSFPDLQFFGNTFIAMYLAANIPQGTLVSRKVGGSLPELHWQAVMQENLGVRLVYHDYLGNSTNGQGLAALVRQEADRGENPVVVNYHFPDNDLEERVIAKKNDAGSDVRQFVHLHCSAEFFFQNRKTQEQRQVNLRRAYDERWVDKFIAVSYAVRDSYLSVLPHDAMEVVRNGVPEEVYEFRPERDKDAFKNQVQLQGKFLVGYSGRLDTVKGYQDLIAILSWFNKHPEYDVGFLIASSGGAKLPQFEGDVASRAPRLLRENRLGMVLDVAKFVGGKKHYNTTVYDFFTQFVETSLRPQCRLYKCVSPAPLQAMVDVYIQPSESEGLPLAVIEAAFTGVPIVAYRVGGIPEIVSDANGKCVDYHPKQRVRVNEFCDAIVAGIEQNYRRDGLHDSTNFRMELRNRLVPIFGANAMTTNINRVYRDAIR, from the coding sequence ATGATTCACCTCCAGACATTACGCAGTTCTTTTCCTGACTTGCAATTCTTTGGAAATACATTTATTGCCATGTATTTAGCAGCAAATATTCCTCAAGGCACACTTGTTTCAAGAAAAGTAGGTGGTTCTTTACCGGAATTACACTGGCAGGCAGTTATGCAGGAGAATTTGGGTGTTCGATTGGTATATCATGATTATTTAGGAAACTCTACAAATGGTCAAGGCCTAGCAGCCCTTGTCCGTCAAGAAGCAGATAGAGGGGAAAATCCTGTGGTTGTTAATTACCACTTCCCGGATAATGACCTTGAGGAGCGCGTAATTGCCAAAAAAAATGATGCAGGTAGTGATGTTCGACAATTCGTGCATTTACATTGTTCTGCAGAATTCTTCTTTCAGAACAGAAAAACACAAGAACAACGGCAAGTGAATCTTAGACGTGCTTATGACGAGAGGTGGGTCGATAAATTTATCGCAGTTAGCTACGCTGTAAGAGATTCATACCTTAGCGTACTCCCCCATGATGCAATGGAAGTGGTAAGAAATGGCGTACCTGAAGAGGTTTATGAATTCCGACCTGAAAGGGATAAGGATGCATTCAAGAATCAAGTACAACTACAAGGAAAATTTCTTGTAGGATATTCTGGAAGACTAGATACAGTCAAAGGCTATCAGGATTTAATTGCTATTTTATCATGGTTTAATAAACATCCCGAATACGATGTAGGATTTCTCATCGCAAGTTCTGGTGGAGCAAAATTACCTCAATTTGAGGGCGATGTTGCTTCACGTGCACCTAGGCTATTAAGAGAGAATCGCTTAGGAATGGTACTAGATGTTGCAAAATTTGTGGGAGGAAAAAAGCACTACAATACAACCGTTTATGATTTTTTCACGCAATTCGTAGAGACTAGCTTACGTCCTCAGTGCAGACTTTACAAATGTGTTAGTCCTGCACCACTACAAGCAATGGTCGATGTCTATATACAACCTTCTGAATCCGAAGGTCTGCCTTTGGCTGTAATCGAAGCAGCGTTTACAGGGGTACCTATTGTCGCTTACAGAGTAGGAGGCATTCCGGAGATTGTCTCTGATGCCAATGGCAAATGTGTTGATTATCATCCAAAACAGAGAGTAAGAGTTAATGAATTCTGTGATGCAATAGTGGCTGGTATTGAGCAAAACTATCGACGTGATGGGTTACATGATTCAACAAATTTTAGAATGGAGTTAAGAAATAGACTAGTACCTATCTTTGGAGCAAATGCCATGACCACCAATATAAATAGAGTCTATAGAGATGCCATCCGATAA